One Oncorhynchus keta strain PuntledgeMale-10-30-2019 chromosome 22, Oket_V2, whole genome shotgun sequence DNA window includes the following coding sequences:
- the timm13 gene encoding mitochondrial import inner membrane translocase subunit Tim13: MDGFGSDFSSGAGSGKMDTGTIMEQVKVQIAVANAQELLQRMTDKCFKKCIGKPGGTLDNSEQKCIAMCMDRYMDAWNTVSRAYNSRLQRERARI; encoded by the exons ATGGACGGATTTGGTTCCGACTTTTCATCAGGTGCTGGGTCCGGTAAAATGGACACCGGGACAATCATGGAGCAAGTGAAGGTCCAGATTGCGGTGGCTAATGCGCAAGAGCTCTTGCAG AGGATGACAGACAAATGCTTCAAGAAATGCATAGGCAAACCAGGAGGCACGTTGGATAACTCTGAACAG AAATGCATCGCTATGTGCATGGATCGATATATGGATGCATGGAATACTGTGTCCCGTGCCTACAATtccagactacagagggaaagGGCTCGTATATGA